In the genome of Nycticebus coucang isolate mNycCou1 chromosome X, mNycCou1.pri, whole genome shotgun sequence, the window aaagattcaatgaaattcctatcaaaatatcaatagcATGCTTtgcataaatacaaaaatatttctaaaatttgatgAAATCACAAAAGATCCTGAAttgccaaaacaatcttgagtaaaattaaaaaagaaaaaatctggggTCATACTACTACCCAActtcaaaaaatatacaaagcaacAGTAACCAAAGCATCATGGacctggcataaaaatagacacatagacgaatggaacagagtagagagcACAGAAAGAAATTCATGCATCTATcgccaaatgatttttgacaaagatacaAAGAACATATGTTGAGGAAAGGATAATCTTGCATAAATGGTAATGGAAAAACTGGACCTTCATATGTACAAGATTGAAACGGGACCTCTATCttttaccatatataaaaatcaactcaaaacggattaaagacttaaatctaagacctaaaGCTATGAAactaccagaagaaaacataggagagtCATTTCATGATATTGGACTGTACAAGAATCTTTTGAATATGactacaaaagcaaaaataggctgggggtggggcgggggcaAGTGTAGCCTCCTTGCCTCATTGTCACCTAGTGCTGTATGGACAACGCGCAGGCCCCTGGCACCATGAAGATCTGGATTTCAGAGCATGTCTTAGACAACCCATGGGAAACCTTTACAACAGCTGCGATGCAGAAATACCCAAACCTTATGAACCCAAGTGTGGTTGGAGTTGATGTGTTAGACAGACACATATATCACTCCAGAAAGTTGCACAGCCATAGACTTCTCAGCACAGAGTGGGGACTGCCTTCCATTGTGAAATCTCTTATTGGTGTAGCAAGAACCAAAACATACATGCAAGAAGATTCTGTAGTTGATCCTGTAGAGAAGAGAATGGGACTTAAATCTACTAATATTTCATTTACAAACATGGATTCAATAGATGAGAGACATATATACAAACCACATCCTCAGGACCCAGAAAAAACTATTTTGACTAAAGAAGCCATAATCACTGTGAAAGGAGTCAGCCTTAGCAGTTACCTTGAAGGACTGATGGCAAGTACCATATCTTCAAATGCTAGTAAAGGTCGAGAAACAATGGAATGGGTAATACATAAATTAAATGCTGAGATTGAAGAACTGACAGCTTCAGCAAGAGGAAGCATAAGGACTCCAATGGCAGTGGCAGTATTTGtagaaaaatgataatgaaagttTGTAGACAATGTTGGGTCCCCCAGGTCTTTACAAGCTggcaatatatttatttgttatttaaaaaatacaactatattttaggtattttttttttaataagctgaTGTAAGGCTATGTGACTTTTCATCAAAACAGAGATGCAGGGCTTCTAAATAAAAGGGATCATCTGAAATTAGTGTTGTCTGAAATGACTAATTTTGAGGGTGCCAGTATCCATGTGaaaatttaacagttttttttaagTACTTGGAAATTGATATTGACGTTTAATCTCCTAAGGTAGAATTTTAAGGCTTTTTATGTACTGGAGCTCTACCTGGCTTTGGACCAATCCCAGAACAAAGCAGAGTCGCCTCTTCCATACACACAATCACCTTGCTGCTGGAAACTTTAGCAGCTGCATGAGGGAACTCACTTTACAAGAAGAAATTATGGACTTTTAAAAGATAGTAATTCGTATAAAATAACTTGCTCTGCTATAAACTACCATTAAAAACCACAGTGTTTTAGTTTTGtacttaaatatttttggcaTGAAAATTACCTCTAAAGCAATATATGGCTCCAACAACAGTATGATTTTATTGTATTAAAGGGTACTGTATTGATTTGCTAAAGTTTTCTGATTTAGTAAAGGTGCTGTGTTACCTTCCTTGGATTTGTACTTCATGATTTAGTATGCTGTGCCATGGGCTggttatgttaagtgaaaaaagaaagtcattaccTGAGTTTTGCAGCACTCTAAACTTAAGCAGAAGAACAGCTGTTCACATCTTTTAGCAATTCACATTTGCCTAACTTATAAATTGCCATGTGTCAAAATCACGGTTTTGTAATTGCTAAGGCATGATATGTCAGGTTATTTGAATATAATTACTTTTGGAAGTAACTATGACCACAAAACATCTTTTTTACACGAAGAGCTGTACATCATTTGAAATTACTAAAAAGATGTCTTGATCTGCAGTGCAAACCGCAGgtacttaatgtttttaataatatgGTGCCACTGTGAGAGGTGGAGATggtgagaaagaacaaagaataattggggtggggagaggattgGCCTAAATTAACCACTAAGTGAATTGCACTGCATCTTTTATTTATGGAATATCCTTATTTTGGATGCCAGAGGGCAGCTTCAAACTGAAAAACAATCCAACAAATGTACTTTGCTTCATATTTTGTAGCAGGCAATGATCGAACACTAAATAATATCTTTGATATGTGCATCTGTAGCACACAGAGTATTTTTGTTAAAAGGTGATTGATTAGCTGTTGCCTTTATTTTACAATGCTTAATGAGATAAACAAGTCAGATTTCCTATAAAAGAGACCAattaatatatgtacataaacCATAGAAATAATATAATGAACTACTTTAAAATTGTTTGTCTACTTAAAATATTGTTCAGCATAGGATTTCTTAGCACATTTATAAAAGCAGGTTAAATCTGATAaaatttctgattttcctttaGTAACCAGAGATGGTTTTTTACAACCGAAATAACATTCAGCAAAACAAAACTTTGctaaataataatattgataaaGGTTGCTTTGTATAATTTCTGTTAATTATGCTTGTCCTGAAAAAGGTGTAATGCcataatgataaaagaattagaaacaggtggctcctgtggctcagtgagtagggcaccagccccatatacggagggtggagggtttgaacccagccctggtcaaactgaaacaaacaaacaaacaaaaaaaatagctgggcgttgtggtgggcacttgtagtcccagctactcaggagactgaggcaagagaatcacctaagcccacgagctggcggttgctgtgagctgtgacaccatagcactctaccgagggcaacaaagtgagactctgtctctaaaaataaaaaaaatgaaaaaaaaaagaatgagaaacaaATCTTTATCATTCGTTTGATGTTTTAAGCTCTGATCTaatgataaaaatcctataaatttttattttccagtgcAGCTAATTACCTCTTTTATATAACTAGTAATTCATACCTTTTAtctgttaaaatataaataaacagtaAGCAAATGCATTTAAGGGAACTAAACTGGAATAAATTCTTCATAAATAAAACTTGGATTATTGAGCACCTAACcctatttaatattaaaaatgaccTTACATGAATTAAGAAAAACCattcttaataaaaattttattttaataaaaaagcaaaaatagacaaatgtgattaaatagaaataaaaagctccttctgcacagcaaagaaaacaatcaacagagtgaagagacaacttacaaaatgggaaaaaatatttgcaaactatgtatCTGGCAGGGGGTTAATATTtcgaatatataaagaattcaaatGACTAATGATTCAAtagtaaaaactgaaaaaatctgATTAAAACATGGTCAAAAAACCCTTAATAGGCATTTCTCAGAAGACAACAAgcaaatggccaataggtatatgAGAATTGCAACATCactcatcaaggaaatgcaaaccaaacaagaatgagATATTACttcaccccagttagaatggctattatcaaaagacaatggctgggtactgtggctcatttctgtaatagtagcactttaggaggccaagtcagttggattgcttgaggtcaggagtttgagaccagcctacacaagaacaagaccccatctctacaaaaaatagaaaaattggctcggtgcccataacacagtagttacggtgccagccacatacaccgaggctggtggttcGAGCCCAGCtgtggccagctaaacaacgacaactgcaacaaaaaatagctgggcgttgggcaggagactgtagtcccagctatttgggaggctgaggcaagagaatcgcttaagcccgagagtttgagattgctgtgagctgtgataacacagcactctactgagggtgatatgtctcaaaaaaaaaaaaaatatatatatatatatatatatagaaatttagcagagtgcagtggtgcataCCTatgttccagctactttggagactgaggtgggagaaatcactttagcccagtagtgtgaggttgcagtgatctatgataatgctacagcattctagcccttgcaacaaagtaagacactgttatatacggaaaaaaaaaaagacaaaaataaaaactttaaatttataAGCTTCTAAAAAACCAAAAGATAAATGTTGGCGGGGACACAGGAAAAGGGAGCCCTTGCATACTATGAATGGGAAAGTAAAATTattacagccattatggaaaaaagTACAgaggttccttaaaaaattaaaaatacatgggtggcacctgtggctcagtgggtagggccctggccccatataccgaaggtggcaggttcaaacccagccccagccaaactacaacaaaaaatagccggacattgtggtggctgcctgtagtcccagctactcaggaggctgaggcaagagaattgcttaagcccaggagttggaggttgctgtgagttgtgtgacgccgtggcactctaccgagggtgataaagtgagactgtctctacaaaataaaaaaaataaaaataaaaaatatgactatgatataatccagcaatctcattactaagtacatatccaaaggaaatgaaatcagtttgTCAAAGAGACATCTATACTCCCTTGCTTACTGCAGCACTACTTACATTAGCCAAAATATGAGATCTACTTAAATGCACATTTGGTGATGAACTGATAAAGAAAaggaacacacacatatatatacacacacaatggaatactattcagccataaaacaataaaatattgtcATTCACAGCAGCATGGATGAACTCAGAGGACattttgttaagtaaaataagccaggcacaaaaagacaaatacagtatGATCTTCCTCATAAGTTTATAGTCAAAAAAGTTGACTATAGTAGACTAAAGTAGAGTAAAATAGTGGTTGCTAAAGGCTAAGGAGGATAGGGGAGAGATGGGGCTTTGGAGGAAGATTGGTCAATAAGTGCACCATTTATGTAAGACTGATAGATAGGAAGAATTAGTTATGGTCTATCTGACGATACAGTCACAATAGGGGGACTATAACAAATAACCATGCATTGTATGTTTCAAGGTatctagaagagaagattttgaatgttATCACCACAAAGATGCGATAAATGTTTAGTGATGGATACAGTAATCAACTCATTTTGTATAAGACAAGACATTTTGATCATTATACAATGTATACATGCATTGACATCCTCCAGaccataaatatgtacagttgTCATGTCAATTATTAAGTTTAAAAACACAACACAATATCACCTTACTCCAATTAGAATGGCtattaacaaaaagacaaaagatacaagtgttggtgaggatgtcaAGACTGAACTtttacatacatatgaaaaacagCATGAAAATTCCTCTAAAAATTAACATAATCCAGCAATGAAATTAGTGTGTCAAAGAAATATGGGTACTACCATGTTTACTGAGCACTATTCATACGAGCAAAAATACAGAATAAGCCTTAGTGTccattaattaaagaaaatgtggtatacaggGCTAGAAAGAAACATGGGACATTATGTGTAATACAACATGGGACATTATGTATAAGACAAGGTGAAAGTCCATCTCACCTTGTCAATCTTCACTGTTACAGTTGTtggttttgattgttttttaaactGGTTATCTGTTGTTGTAGCTATATTGTCAcaagttttaaaataacaaagtatAAATAAGTGCAAACATTCCATCTAAAACACGGCCCAAATTCAGCAAGAAGTAGCTCAAGACAATGTTGCCCCTCCTCCCATATATATGGTAGAGCAATAGTGGGGGGGGGTGGAGAAAATATAACAAAGTAGCCACCCACCCCTCCTCCCATAGATATGGAGGAATAAAATTGAGAGTGTGGAATGTGTAACAGAGGAAATGGCTTGGTgttttgtctctttaaaacttcCTCCACCctttttagaaattgaaatctgCATCCCTGCTAAGGGTAGTGGTTGTGAGGGACAAGGCCTGGCTGGAAGAGGTGGAGAGGTTTCCCAGATAGGCAGGTCAGTGGTCTCCAGCAGAGATGGGACAATAAGAACCATTAACTCCAGTTGAAGGACAATAGGCCTTCTCCTTTAAAAGGTTCAGTGTTTCTGCTTATGTGCAGGAAAAAATCAGTATTCTGAAATAAACAAGTCCACCATTTTTCCTccttcttctaaaaaaaaaaaaaaaaggaagaaagaaagaaaaagaaaaaaagagagagaaatgtggtatatatacataaaagaaaatattatttagtgacaaagaaagaacaaaattctgtTATTCATTGAAACATGGATAAGCTTTGAGGACATTTTGTTACGTGAACtaagccaggtacagaaagacaagTACAGCATTATATCACTCATACGTGCAGTTTAAAAGGTTGACCACACAAAAGTAGAGAACAGAACAGTGTTTACAAGTGCCTTGGGAGGGAAGTAGGAGATAGAAATAGGGCGGAAATGATTGATGGACACAAAGTTACAATTAGACAGGAGAAATAAGTTCTGGTACTCTATTGCttagtagggtgactatagttaactataataaatagtgaaataaaataaaatctcaaggcCCCTCCTCAGCCACTGACTGGATCCCATCTTGGTCAAGGGGATCCCTAAAATTCATCATGCCCCCTCTCCTTCTTAGAGTTACCCTTTATGACttattaacaggcctaaggctatgcaagacatacctgaaggtcctcaatatacataacaaaccactttAGTCTGTCTAGTACTTTGTCTGTGATTAACAGATACTTTATTCCTTTCAGTGGCTTTtggtcttttagacagagcctaactctttcagccaattgtgaactaaagaatctttaaacccacctatctCCTGCtaccagatgtcccacctttttttgccaaaccagtgtatgttttccatgtattgatttatgatttcaCCTGTAATTCTGTCTCCCTACAATGCATCCACTCAAACTGCAACCCCACCTTTGTGGttccacttgctcaaggtttcttAGGTATGGCtgtgggtcatggtcctcaaatttggctcaggataaacctccttaaattattttacagagtatggctttcTTTCCATTGACAAGATATTcaaaatagcaagaaaagaaggtttTGAATGTTCTGACTATAAAGAGGTAATAGATATGctaattgccctgatttgatcattacacaacaTGTGCATGTATTAAAacatcatattttataaatatgtacaattatgtgccaattaaattttttaaattagtaatagtaaaacaaaacactcaacaaactaggaacaGAAGGACATGATAAAAGTCATCTGTAAAAATCCTACAGCTACCATATTCCAATGATGAAAAATTGAATGTTTTCTCCCTAAGAACAGTAACAAgacaaagatatttattttcactACTTTTTACTCAACACTGAAGTGGAAGTTCTAGTTAAGGTAATCAGGcaagaaatgaaataatctcatatatgtataaaataatagaaaatctacaaaataaactagctctgtcttgtattcattGAGCTGTGGACCTACATGAACCCTCCCCCTCAACAAAGACCAAAAAAGGCCTACCTGGCCCAATCCCAGAAATTCGCACCAAAAGGACCCTAGCCCACCAAAATCCTCTAGCAAATTTGTAATTTTCCCACCCTCTACAGTCCCATATAAAAGAAGTCTCTAAGTATCCAGGCACAAATGCCATCTTTGTCCTGCCCAGGAAGGTCTCAATCCCTTTcagtaaacctggcctgaacctctcTGCTCTCTGGGTACCACCAAATACCTTTTGTTCTGGTGCCAAAACCCAGACTGGAAGGTGGCATTCCCACTCTATCTCAAGGCCAGCAGATCCCAAGTTAATTCCTAGATCCTGGGCCATGAATAAGGCAACCACCCCAAGTTCCCTAGACAGGACTCTGTTGACACATCTGTCAGAGCATTCTAGAGGATTCTTCCCCAATTGCCATTTAAGGGTGAGGTCCCTGAGTACCTTCAAACAGAATGTCCCTTGGCTCCCTTCACACCTCAATGTTCTCACATCCCCCTCACCTTTTCTTCATTCACACCTCCTCATCAGGAGACTTGTTTCATTTTGGTCCTGGTACTGGGCCCTGGTCCAGATTGGAGGTCCTAGGGACATCTAGTCTCTGAGAGGGGCAGGGAACATTTGAACTTTCAGAAAATCTCTTTCACTTTGATACCCTAGATTTTAGGAAACAGGAGATGCCATCTCTTCTACCCAGGTAGGGAAAGGACATCTGAGACATGGAAGCTGGCCATTCCCCTCCCTCAATGGAAACACCCCTGGGGTATCTCCTTAGACAATATAAAAACTTAGGCCTCAAAGGCATTCAGCCAAAATGCCCCATATTTTACTGCAACATGGCTTGGACTCAATACAAATTAGATAATGGGTCTATATGGCCTGAGAACCGGACCTTTGACTTCAATATCTTAAAAGACTTAAATAATTTCCTCCAAAGAAATGGCAAATGGAACAAAGTCCCCTATATTCCGGCCTTTCCCTTCACTCTTGCCCCTCCCTATGCAAACTAAGCTCTATCCACCATGTACTCCTGGCTAGAACCCTGCCCTCTGTCGTCCCCCATCTTCCTCCCTATTTTCCCTTCTTCTATAGAGACACTTGATGGGATCCTACCATTCCTCCACCTCCTAATCTACCTGTGGAACCCCAAGaccttccctcttccccaccAATCCCTTTATGTTCTTGCTATCATCAGCTTCCTTTGCTGGTGGTGGAGCTTCTTTTACCACTGTGGGAAGTAGGAGATGCCAAGGACATCACATGGGTTCACATCTGTTTTCCCTAAGTGACCTTTCACAGATTATTTTAATCCTGACCTCTCCAAGAATATATAGGAGTTAAGGTACCTGGTCCAATCCTATGATCTCACCTGTTATGATCTTCATGTAATAATTAATTCAACCTTTCTCCCAGAGGAGCAGGAGAGGGTTTTGCAGGCAGCTCAACAGCATGCTGACTATCTCTACTACTGACAACATATGTGTTCTAGGTGTCACAGCTATCCTTTAGTTTATCCTAATTGGCAATACAAGCACTCCCACCCTGACTTGGTGAAACATAACCATATGATTACCTGCCTCCTGGTGGGCCTGGAAAAGGCTTCTTTCAAAGCAGTTAATTAAACTTGCGGAAATTTATCAGGAGACCAGGGAAAATCCTGCCTAATTCATGATCTTACTGAAGCCCACCTGCTTAGACCCTCCTACTCCTGAAGGGGGCTTTCCCCCAAATTTATGCTTTATTTCCCAATCAGCTCCAGATATTAGGGCTAAACTTAAAAAGTTCAATGAAGGACCTAACAGGACATAATGACAGCCATTAAGGTCTTTAAAAAAGTCAAGAAGAGCATGTTCATCTGGATACACAGTCCCAAGATGTCAAATGCTAAATGTCAAATGCTGGCCTCAGCCACAGGAGGAACTACCAAAGCCCTCAGAAACAGActaaaacccagttataacctaagaatatggggaagggggagatggaggggaggaaggggggagaatgggcgaagggagggtgactggtgggattacacctatggtgcatcttacaaggatacatgtgaaatttagtaaaggtagaatataaatgtcttaacacaatacctaagaaaatgccaggaaggctatgttaaccagtgtgatgaaaatatgtcaaatggttctattggtctataaaaccagggtatggtgccccaccatcgccaaaaaaaaaatagaaacagactAAAGCCACCTCTAAGGAACCACCCAGGCCCTGTTTTAGGTGTGGGGACAAGGGACACTGGGCCAGATAATGTCCCAAAGCTCATCCTTCCCCTAAATCATGCCCTAAGTGTGGGGTTGAGGGACACTGGAAGATGGACTGCTCTTAAACCTCTCAAAGTTTGTCTGCATTCATCCAGGTCACCTTACTCGCTGACCTTATGAGGTTAGCAAGGAAAGACTGATGAGGCTTGAGGCCTCAAACTCCCATTCCCATCACAACACAGGAGCCCTGAGTAAACTTCACCTTTGTGCATAAGCCTGTGTCCTTCTCTCATTCCTAACTGAATATTCTGGATGAACATGTACTTCCCTAGTCTTAGTCATGGAAGTTGAGGGATTTGATTTCCTCCCCAACAAACCTTTCCCCTCCAATGCCAATTTGAAAGTCACAGTTTCTCCCATTCCTTTCTCATCCTTCCTCACTGCCCTCTCCCCCTacttggaaagaaaaaattaaatacctttcaCATTGCTATCACCTTCCGACCTGCCCAAACTGTATGGATGCCTGCCACTGCCCTCCTCACTCTCCATGATCCCAGTTTCTCCCCACTCCAGAGAACACCACACTGTTCCCTTTTAATTTAGTCAATCCCCTTGTTTGGGATATCAAAAATCCCTTAGTAGTTGTGCATCATACCCCTGTCCAAATCTGTTTAAAGAATCTTTCCTCCTACCCTTCTGTTACCCCAATATCCCACCCCTTATATCACTTGCAAGGCTTAAAGTCCATAATTTCACAACTTCTTAATAAAGGTATTTTTCATATAACCCATTCTCCATTCAACACC includes:
- the LOC128578195 gene encoding PRELI domain containing protein 3B-like isoform X1; the encoded protein is MKIWISEHVLDNPWETFTTAAMQKYPNLMNPSVVGVDVLDRHIYHSRKLHSHRLLSTEWGLPSIVKSLIGVARTKTYMQEDSVVDPVEKRMGLKSTNISFTNMDSIDERHIYKPHPQDPEKTILTKEAIITVKGVSLSSYLEGLMASTISSNASKGRETMEWVIHKLNAEIEELTASARGSIRTPMAVAVFVEK
- the LOC128578195 gene encoding PRELI domain containing protein 3B-like isoform X2; its protein translation is MKIWISEHVLDNPWETFTTAAMQKYPNLMNPSVVGVDVLDRHIYHSRKLHSHRLLSTEWGLPSIVNNISFTNMDSIDERHIYKPHPQDPEKTILTKEAIITVKGVSLSSYLEGLMASTISSNASKGRETMEWVIHKLNAEIEELTASARGSIRTPMAVAVFVEK